The following coding sequences are from one Streptomyces sp. NBC_01232 window:
- a CDS encoding GNAT family N-acetyltransferase codes for METHVRLEPWSAGDFWLLERKNEPAMTEFLGGPEPAAKLVDRQRRYEALSAREPAAGRMFRVVWTPAGDPSADPAGDGDGAGDGAARSVGSVGFWEREWRGEPVYEAGWGILPEFQGHGLAVAALAELLAYVRAHGSRDSVHAFPGTDHPASNAVCRRAGFEYLGDVDFEYPPGVPHPSCDWRYRVGRPQGPDTAVTASG; via the coding sequence ATGGAGACGCACGTACGACTGGAACCCTGGTCCGCGGGGGACTTCTGGCTGCTGGAGCGCAAGAACGAACCGGCCATGACCGAGTTCCTGGGCGGCCCCGAGCCGGCCGCCAAGCTCGTCGACCGGCAGCGGCGCTACGAGGCCCTGAGCGCGCGGGAGCCGGCCGCCGGCCGGATGTTCCGCGTGGTGTGGACACCCGCCGGGGACCCTTCCGCAGACCCTGCCGGGGACGGGGACGGGGCCGGGGACGGGGCCGCCCGCAGCGTCGGGTCCGTCGGCTTCTGGGAGCGGGAGTGGCGGGGCGAGCCGGTCTACGAGGCCGGCTGGGGCATCCTGCCCGAGTTCCAGGGCCACGGGCTGGCCGTGGCGGCGCTGGCCGAACTCCTGGCGTACGTCCGCGCCCACGGCTCCCGCGACAGCGTCCACGCCTTCCCGGGCACCGACCACCCGGCGTCCAACGCGGTCTGCCGGCGGGCCGGGTTCGAGTACCTCGGCGACGTCGACTTCGAGTACCCGCCCGGGGTGCCCCACCCGAGCTGCGACTGGCGCTACCGGGTGGGGCGGCCGCAGGGCCCGGACACGGCGGTCACGGCGTCAGGATGA
- a CDS encoding putative baseplate assembly protein, producing MALPSPNLDDRRFQQLVDEAKRYVQQRAPEWTDHNVSDPGVTLIETFAYLVDQLLYRLNRVPEKNYLAFLDLLDIQLYPPSAAAADIDFWLSAPQPDTVTLPAGTEVTTATGESEEAVVFATTGDLRIVPSELTRLVTAPRTGDMTDRTGALAEGRDIPCFAATPEPGDALLFGLPTAVPRCVVAVRLDSRVEGVGVDPRQPPLVWEAWDGGRWQRCETDSDSTGGLNRPGEIIVYVPAGHTASLLSGTRAGWLRCRVTEPEPGQPFYSESPTVREAAVFTVGGTMTVEHAERVSDVPLGTSEGVAGQTFRLGRPPVLLDGEPPSVEVSSADGWQRWEVVEHFGRSGPDDRHVRVNATTGEFAFPPVLREADGTLRSCGAVPPKGSRIRVARYRTGGGPAGNVSRGAISVLRSSVPYVARVTNREAARGGVAGETIDNARLRAPEALRMQERAVTAEDHEIIARRAAPSVLRVRCLPATGTAGGAAAAGAVRVLVVPDAVADEGDRLRFEQLIPSDQVLEAITAALDERRLIGTRVVVEPPVYQGVTVVARLSAPAADADRVREAALAALFRHLNPLHGGPDGAGWPFGRPVQYGEVFGVLQRAVGEVLVEEIRMFAADPITGRRGAPVDRIDIGAGALVFSYQHQVVVTEPDREPGVHG from the coding sequence ATGGCCCTGCCCTCCCCCAACCTGGACGACCGGCGGTTCCAGCAACTCGTCGACGAGGCGAAGCGGTACGTGCAGCAGCGCGCGCCGGAGTGGACCGACCACAACGTCTCCGACCCGGGCGTCACCCTGATCGAGACGTTCGCCTACCTCGTGGACCAGCTGCTCTACCGGCTGAACCGGGTCCCGGAGAAGAACTACCTGGCCTTCCTGGACCTGCTGGACATCCAGCTGTACCCGCCCTCGGCCGCCGCCGCCGACATCGACTTCTGGCTGTCCGCCCCGCAGCCCGACACGGTCACGCTGCCCGCCGGCACCGAGGTCACGACCGCCACCGGGGAGAGCGAGGAGGCCGTGGTGTTCGCCACCACCGGCGATCTGCGCATCGTGCCCAGCGAGTTGACGCGCCTGGTCACCGCGCCCCGCACCGGTGACATGACCGACCGGACCGGCGCGCTCGCCGAGGGCCGCGACATCCCCTGCTTCGCGGCGACGCCCGAGCCCGGCGACGCTCTGCTGTTCGGCCTGCCGACGGCCGTACCGCGCTGCGTGGTCGCGGTCCGTCTCGACAGCCGCGTCGAGGGCGTCGGCGTCGACCCGCGCCAGCCCCCGCTCGTGTGGGAGGCGTGGGACGGCGGCCGGTGGCAGCGCTGCGAGACCGACTCCGACAGCACCGGCGGTCTCAACCGGCCCGGCGAGATCATCGTGTACGTACCGGCCGGGCACACCGCCTCACTGCTGAGCGGCACCCGCGCGGGATGGCTGCGCTGCCGGGTCACCGAACCCGAGCCCGGCCAGCCGTTCTACTCGGAGTCCCCGACCGTGCGCGAGGCCGCCGTCTTCACCGTCGGCGGCACCATGACCGTGGAGCACGCCGAGCGGGTGAGCGACGTACCGCTCGGCACCTCGGAGGGGGTGGCCGGGCAGACCTTCCGGCTCGGCCGCCCGCCCGTGCTGCTCGACGGGGAACCGCCGTCGGTGGAGGTGTCCTCCGCCGACGGATGGCAGCGCTGGGAGGTGGTCGAGCACTTCGGCCGCTCGGGCCCCGACGACCGGCACGTCCGCGTGAACGCCACCACCGGCGAGTTCGCCTTCCCGCCGGTGCTCCGCGAGGCCGACGGCACCCTGCGGTCCTGCGGGGCCGTGCCGCCCAAGGGCTCCCGGATCCGCGTGGCCCGCTACCGCACCGGCGGCGGCCCCGCGGGCAACGTCTCGCGCGGCGCGATCTCCGTACTGCGCAGCTCCGTCCCCTACGTCGCCCGCGTCACCAACCGGGAGGCGGCGCGGGGCGGCGTCGCCGGGGAGACGATCGACAACGCCAGACTGCGGGCGCCGGAAGCCCTGCGCATGCAGGAACGCGCGGTGACCGCCGAGGACCACGAGATCATCGCCCGCCGGGCGGCGCCCTCGGTACTCCGGGTCCGCTGCCTGCCCGCCACCGGCACGGCGGGCGGAGCGGCCGCCGCGGGCGCGGTACGCGTCCTGGTGGTGCCGGACGCGGTGGCCGACGAGGGCGACCGGCTCCGCTTCGAGCAGCTGATCCCCTCCGACCAGGTACTCGAAGCGATCACCGCCGCCCTCGACGAACGGCGGCTGATCGGCACGCGCGTCGTCGTGGAGCCGCCCGTCTACCAGGGCGTCACCGTCGTCGCACGGCTGTCGGCACCCGCCGCGGACGCCGACCGGGTGCGCGAGGCGGCGCTCGCCGCGCTGTTCCGCCACCTCAACCCCCTGCACGGCGGGCCCGACGGCGCCGGCTGGCCGTTCGGGCGGCCCGTCCAGTACGGCGAGGTGTTCGGCGTACTCCAACGCGCCGTCGGGGAAGTCCTGGTGGAGGAGATCCGGATGTTCGCCGCCGACCCGATCACCGGGCGGCGCGGAGCCCCCGTCGACCGCATCGACATCGGAGCGGGCGCACTCGTCTTCTCCTACCAGCACCAGGTGGTCGTGACGGAGCCGGACCGGGAGCCGGGGGTGCACGGATGA
- a CDS encoding phage tail protein, with protein sequence MSRAAVPGLPSRHPIGEQLPALYADDDFAQRFTAGLDTVLAPVFTTLDNLPSYFDPRLAPAADFLPWLASWVGAVDDPRWPTGLRREAVARAVELHRLRGTRRGLTEALRLVLGVSAEVSGDGGAVWSRTAGGELPAAPAGEVLVRVWPQGGEAVDADRVRALVRTLCPVHTVCRVEILPGPPADEGK encoded by the coding sequence ATGAGCCGGGCCGCCGTCCCCGGCCTGCCCAGCCGGCATCCGATCGGCGAGCAACTGCCCGCGCTGTACGCCGACGACGACTTCGCCCAGCGGTTCACGGCCGGGCTGGACACCGTCCTCGCCCCGGTGTTCACGACCCTCGACAACCTGCCCTCCTACTTCGACCCCCGGCTGGCTCCGGCGGCCGACTTCCTGCCCTGGCTGGCCTCCTGGGTGGGCGCCGTCGACGACCCCCGGTGGCCCACCGGACTGCGGCGCGAGGCGGTGGCGCGGGCGGTGGAACTGCACCGCCTGCGCGGCACCCGGCGCGGCCTGACCGAGGCCCTGCGCCTGGTGCTGGGCGTGTCCGCCGAGGTCAGCGGCGACGGCGGGGCCGTCTGGTCCCGTACGGCCGGCGGCGAGCTGCCCGCCGCTCCGGCCGGCGAGGTCCTCGTCCGGGTGTGGCCGCAGGGCGGGGAGGCGGTGGACGCGGACCGGGTCCGCGCGCTCGTGCGCACCCTGTGCCCCGTCCACACGGTCTGCCGGGTCGAGATCCTGCCCGGGCCTCCCGCGGACGAAGGGAAGTGA
- a CDS encoding NADase-type glycan-binding domain-containing protein — translation MSDDVSGAPCPACATPNPPERRFCRRCAAPLTPATAPAPLPWWRTVWPFRRRTRAGSGRTTRFLVVLAVVLALCAGAFLLLPAGRRLIEDTRDKLGKAKAVTAARVEASAEVPGHPVGDSTDGLSNRYWGAPAPGASATYTFAKPFRLVDVIITNGASTSPEEYARQARALQIDMEVTAGDGRKVHRRLTLSDKPGPQTFPTGISDATTVRLTLDMPAGAAPDRHLALAEVEFFQRS, via the coding sequence GTGAGCGACGACGTGTCCGGCGCGCCCTGCCCCGCCTGCGCCACGCCCAACCCGCCGGAGCGCCGGTTCTGCCGCCGCTGCGCGGCTCCGCTGACGCCCGCCACCGCACCGGCACCCCTGCCGTGGTGGCGGACCGTGTGGCCGTTCCGCCGCCGCACCCGCGCGGGCTCGGGCCGGACGACGCGCTTCCTGGTGGTCCTGGCCGTCGTACTGGCCCTCTGCGCGGGCGCCTTCCTGCTGCTGCCGGCCGGCCGCCGCCTGATCGAGGACACCCGCGACAAGCTCGGCAAGGCCAAGGCGGTGACCGCCGCCCGCGTCGAGGCGAGCGCCGAGGTGCCCGGACATCCGGTGGGCGACAGCACGGACGGGCTCAGCAACCGCTACTGGGGCGCGCCCGCCCCCGGCGCCTCGGCGACGTACACCTTCGCCAAGCCCTTCCGCCTGGTCGACGTGATCATCACCAACGGCGCCTCGACCTCGCCCGAGGAGTACGCCCGGCAGGCGCGGGCGCTCCAGATCGACATGGAGGTGACGGCCGGGGACGGCCGCAAGGTCCACAGGAGGCTCACGCTGAGCGACAAGCCCGGTCCCCAGACCTTCCCCACCGGTATCAGTGACGCAACGACGGTCCGGCTGACCCTGGACATGCCCGCCGGGGCCGCGCCGGACCGCCATCTCGCCCTGGCGGAGGTGGAGTTCTTCCAGCGGAGCTGA